Proteins found in one Sporosarcina sp. FSL K6-3457 genomic segment:
- a CDS encoding exosporium glycoprotein BclB-related protein yields the protein MTCNHGCNGFHPGACGPRAGGNGMVNCKNFGPFNAIDAACIVPPAITGSVIPFASGLTPVILTTIAGDLVSTGSLVGFGTNVPTVGILGTTIDLTGLLNEAFSVPRAGTVTAISAAFTVTIAASLLGTTTVTARIYRAPAGSTIFTATDVAVNLAPDIGLVAVGGIVEGTSSNFPPLSVNAGDRLLMVLSTTTTGLLGGVITGTASAGITIA from the coding sequence ATGACTTGTAATCATGGATGTAATGGATTTCATCCAGGAGCTTGTGGTCCTAGAGCGGGTGGCAATGGTATGGTCAATTGTAAGAACTTTGGACCGTTTAATGCGATTGACGCAGCTTGTATAGTACCGCCAGCTATTACTGGTTCGGTCATTCCGTTCGCTTCAGGTTTGACTCCAGTTATTTTGACTACTATTGCCGGTGATTTAGTTAGTACCGGTAGTTTAGTTGGATTTGGTACAAATGTACCGACTGTGGGTATTCTTGGTACTACAATCGACTTGACTGGTCTGTTAAACGAAGCTTTTTCAGTTCCACGAGCAGGTACGGTAACAGCTATTTCTGCAGCTTTCACTGTAACAATTGCAGCTTCACTCCTCGGAACTACAACGGTCACTGCACGAATTTATCGTGCACCAGCGGGAAGTACGATTTTCACTGCTACAGATGTGGCTGTTAATCTGGCTCCGGATATTGGTCTGGTAGCTGTAGGCGGTATAGTTGAGGGAACATCCTCGAATTTCCCACCATTATCTGTAAATGCGGGGGACCGTTTGTTAATGGTGCTTTCAACAACTACAACGGGACTTCTAGGTGGAGTAATAACAGGTACGGCAAGTGCAGGTATCACGATTGCGTAA
- a CDS encoding AbrB/MazE/SpoVT family DNA-binding domain-containing protein, which translates to MRSLGIVRKVDQLGRIVIPKELRNTLHLDTGSPMEIFVEEDKIILRKYSVNEACIVTGEITPDNKMYSNGMYLSPRGAEIVLAEIAKHS; encoded by the coding sequence ATGCGAAGCTTGGGTATCGTAAGAAAAGTTGACCAGCTTGGTCGAATTGTAATACCGAAAGAATTAAGAAACACACTCCACCTAGATACGGGTTCTCCCATGGAGATATTTGTAGAGGAGGACAAAATTATTTTACGAAAGTATTCTGTCAACGAAGCTTGTATCGTCACAGGCGAGATCACACCTGACAATAAGATGTATTCGAATGGTATGTATTTAAGTCCAAGGGGCGCCGAGATTGTATTAGCAGAAATAGCGAAGCATAGCTGA
- a CDS encoding metal-dependent hydrolase — MTGNTHIVGGIAASLAYAQIANHDPVLMLGAGVIGALLPDICHSGSRIGRKLPLLSKLINKVFGHRTFTHSLLFLVVVAALLNAFIPNEAVKAGFLVGMASHFVLDMATKKGIKLLFPLRMTVRFPVTTKTGSKIESIVFGVLALLSFYFGYEALSFYF; from the coding sequence ATGACAGGGAATACACACATCGTAGGCGGCATTGCAGCAAGTCTTGCTTATGCACAAATTGCCAATCATGACCCGGTTCTAATGTTGGGGGCAGGGGTGATTGGCGCATTACTGCCAGATATTTGTCACAGTGGCAGTAGGATTGGACGGAAACTACCGCTGTTATCAAAGTTGATCAATAAGGTATTCGGCCATCGTACATTTACACATAGTTTGTTATTTTTGGTGGTGGTTGCAGCATTATTGAATGCATTTATTCCGAATGAGGCAGTGAAAGCCGGATTTTTAGTCGGGATGGCTAGTCATTTTGTGTTGGATATGGCAACGAAAAAGGGGATTAAATTATTATTTCCACTTCGCATGACAGTCCGTTTTCCAGTAACAACGAAAACAGGCAGTAAGATTGAGAGTATCGTATTCGGTGTTCTCGCACTACTATCTTTTTATTTTGGATATGAGGCACTTAGCTTTTATTTCTAA
- a CDS encoding YitT family protein, whose product MAIQQLKKTIVFEYIQIILGAALVGLAFNIFFLPARLAAGGVSGISTIVYELFLFNPAYVQWLINIPLLILGVVLVGKEFSLKTLVGTFFVPFVIWLTADITLSVDNPLLSAIYGGVMLGVGLGIVYRGNGSTGGTALIAQLVKKFTGLSSGFAQLLVDGLVVLTSAFVFNFELALYAMIAIYVTSKVIDFVQLQTSPTKLVMIITDKEEEVQAIIKNEINRGLTKIKSIGGYSNQEKTMILCVVEQSEAVYFKKVLQKLEPTSFVIFLNASEILGRGFSRAQVDGDVEK is encoded by the coding sequence ATGGCGATACAACAATTAAAAAAAACAATCGTATTTGAATATATCCAGATTATCCTGGGGGCTGCGCTGGTTGGACTAGCCTTTAATATATTCTTCCTGCCAGCACGACTCGCGGCCGGTGGTGTTTCAGGGATTAGTACGATTGTTTACGAACTTTTTTTATTCAACCCAGCGTATGTACAGTGGCTGATTAATATTCCTCTTTTAATCCTTGGGGTTGTCCTTGTGGGTAAGGAGTTTAGTTTGAAAACACTTGTTGGTACATTTTTTGTTCCGTTTGTCATTTGGTTGACGGCAGATATAACACTTTCCGTCGATAATCCATTGCTGAGTGCAATTTACGGCGGAGTCATGCTTGGTGTTGGGCTTGGTATAGTTTACCGAGGAAATGGCTCAACAGGCGGAACTGCTTTGATTGCGCAATTGGTGAAGAAGTTCACAGGACTATCAAGTGGTTTTGCGCAACTGCTCGTTGATGGGCTCGTTGTTCTTACATCAGCATTTGTCTTTAACTTTGAGCTTGCGTTGTATGCGATGATTGCCATTTACGTGACAAGTAAAGTGATTGACTTTGTCCAACTGCAAACGTCCCCGACGAAGCTAGTGATGATTATTACGGATAAAGAAGAGGAAGTCCAAGCCATTATTAAAAATGAAATTAACCGTGGTTTAACGAAGATTAAATCGATTGGCGGCTACTCGAATCAAGAAAAGACGATGATTCTTTGTGTCGTGGAGCAATCAGAGGCTGTGTATTTTAAAAAGGTGCTTCAAAAGCTTGAACCAACTTCATTTGTCATTTTCTTGAACGCATCAGAAATTCTCGGTCGTGGTTTTTCAAGAGCGCAAGTGGATGGAGATGTAGAGAAATAG
- a CDS encoding GNAT family N-acetyltransferase encodes MTFTVERVEDLQAITISHLVKESETEGYRFLSRLVNDFQDGTNRFNKPGEALFSVQNEAGDVVAIGGVNQSPFSDDTQVARLQRFYVLDDARRQGLGSLLLKQIIDHSRGVFNEVTVRTESSKADAFYRSNGFELDNSASETTHVMTLG; translated from the coding sequence ATGACATTTACAGTAGAACGGGTTGAGGATTTACAGGCGATTACAATTTCTCATTTAGTCAAGGAAAGTGAAACGGAAGGCTATCGTTTTTTATCACGTTTGGTTAACGATTTTCAAGATGGTACTAATCGGTTTAACAAACCGGGGGAGGCCTTATTCTCTGTTCAAAATGAAGCTGGTGATGTTGTTGCGATTGGTGGTGTCAATCAATCACCTTTTTCCGATGATACACAAGTTGCGCGTTTGCAAAGGTTTTACGTGTTAGACGATGCAAGGCGGCAAGGTCTTGGATCTCTTTTGCTCAAACAAATTATCGACCATTCTCGTGGTGTTTTTAATGAAGTGACTGTTCGAACAGAATCCTCGAAGGCAGATGCTTTTTATCGATCGAATGGCTTTGAATTAGATAATTCTGCTTCAGAAACGACGCATGTGATGACGTTGGGGTAA
- a CDS encoding NUDIX hydrolase, giving the protein MKKWKTIKSTYHYKTPFGNLRQDTCQLSNGVIIDDYYVQEYADWVNAVVLTKDQQVLLVEQYRHAGQDYFLEIPAGKIEEGESHEEGIVREIREETGYISKTKPIKMGEFMVNPATQTNKIVTFLIMDAYKEYEQELDETEEIDVKLFSFDEIEKMIHEQQITQLFSVSAYYMAKDLLREMGKYDL; this is encoded by the coding sequence ATGAAGAAATGGAAAACGATCAAGTCAACATATCATTATAAAACCCCGTTTGGCAACTTAAGACAAGATACATGCCAGTTGTCAAACGGTGTCATCATTGATGATTATTATGTTCAGGAATATGCCGATTGGGTAAATGCGGTTGTACTCACGAAAGATCAGCAAGTACTTTTGGTGGAACAATATCGGCATGCAGGTCAGGATTACTTTTTGGAGATTCCAGCTGGGAAAATTGAAGAAGGCGAGTCTCACGAAGAGGGGATCGTCAGAGAGATCCGTGAAGAAACCGGTTATATTTCAAAGACGAAACCGATAAAAATGGGTGAGTTTATGGTGAATCCAGCTACTCAAACGAACAAGATAGTTACTTTTTTGATTATGGATGCCTATAAGGAATACGAGCAGGAGTTAGATGAAACGGAAGAGATTGATGTGAAGTTGTTTTCTTTTGATGAGATTGAGAAGATGATTCACGAGCAACAAATCACTCAACTTTTTTCAGTGAGTGCTTATTATATGGCCAAGGATTTGTTGAGGGAAATGGGGAAATATGATCTCTGA
- a CDS encoding GNAT family N-acetyltransferase yields MFIRKAELADVVGIAKVHVDGWRTTYKGIVPDAYLNNLSYESREQMWMSGVKQNNVYIAEDEDGQIVGFASGGKERTGKYEAYVGELYAIYLLEGQQGKGLGRKLIQIVVDDLKEKKLNSMLIWALEENPACRFYERLAGKPIDTAEIEIEGKELSEVAYGWNDLANWRG; encoded by the coding sequence GTGTTCATTCGAAAGGCGGAATTAGCAGATGTGGTAGGTATCGCGAAAGTCCATGTGGATGGCTGGCGGACGACATACAAGGGAATTGTGCCAGATGCGTATTTGAATAATTTGTCGTATGAAAGTCGTGAGCAGATGTGGATGAGTGGTGTAAAGCAGAATAACGTATACATAGCAGAAGATGAGGACGGTCAGATTGTGGGATTTGCTTCTGGTGGTAAAGAGCGTACTGGTAAATATGAAGCGTATGTGGGCGAGTTATATGCGATTTATCTATTAGAAGGGCAGCAAGGGAAAGGGCTAGGGCGAAAGCTTATCCAGATAGTCGTGGACGATTTGAAAGAGAAGAAGCTGAACTCGATGCTTATTTGGGCACTCGAAGAAAACCCTGCTTGCCGTTTTTATGAAAGGCTTGCTGGAAAGCCAATTGACACTGCCGAAATTGAAATTGAAGGCAAGGAGTTGAGTGAAGTCGCCTATGGATGGAATGACCTTGCTAATTGGAGGGGATGA
- a CDS encoding nucleotidyltransferase family protein: MFIQNEKDVIALIQEDEWMMDLLACAKSLNLPDWWICAGFVRSKIWDALHGFDERTPMPDIDVIYYDAENVEESVEKKHEEVLRRLLSTIPWSVKNQARMHIVNNSSPYSSSVDAIGKFPETATALGVKLDERSNVILTAPHGIQDVVNLIVKPTLYFLESEDRMLMYEKRVRKKNWQATWNKIEVMDFGPII; encoded by the coding sequence ATGTTTATTCAAAATGAAAAAGATGTCATTGCCCTCATTCAGGAAGACGAATGGATGATGGACCTATTAGCATGCGCCAAATCATTGAATTTACCTGATTGGTGGATTTGTGCGGGATTTGTTCGATCGAAAATTTGGGACGCGCTGCATGGTTTTGATGAAAGAACTCCAATGCCTGATATTGATGTGATTTATTACGATGCAGAGAATGTTGAAGAAAGCGTTGAAAAGAAACATGAGGAAGTATTGAGAAGGCTACTTTCAACTATCCCTTGGTCAGTCAAAAATCAGGCGAGGATGCATATCGTAAATAATAGTTCACCCTATTCTTCATCTGTGGATGCAATCGGAAAATTTCCTGAAACGGCAACAGCTTTGGGTGTGAAGTTAGATGAGAGAAGCAATGTCATCTTGACGGCGCCTCATGGTATACAGGACGTTGTCAATTTGATAGTGAAACCGACTCTTTATTTCTTGGAATCGGAGGATCGAATGTTGATGTATGAGAAAAGGGTTAGAAAAAAGAATTGGCAAGCTACTTGGAACAAAATTGAAGTGATGGACTTTGGGCCGATTATCTAG
- the dnaN gene encoding DNA polymerase III subunit beta, which translates to MDFKVNCSLFTSAMSDINKVISTRSVIPILSGIKIGANENGLTLTGSNSDVFIERTIPSLINGEKVVEISEFGSVVVLSKYLNELLKKLPDDIHMKAEFNGSITIKSGNIETRLNGFDSNEYPKLPEMDCDNNVKVPFGKLMEAIKKTVFAVSKSESRPILTGVKMEFEQNKLICTATDSHRLARREVHIESDIQESFVVPSTSLSELMHLKESESSNVDIYYTNNFIVFKTVNSSLYSRLIEGSFPNVQALVPSESKSTITINTKGLMEGIDRACVFSTEWKNNNVNLKIVDDARIKIASNATEVGMIEEYQEIIEIDGQDDIQMTFDGRFMLDALKGIQEENVTISFGGMMKPIVIKPQHSVACLHLISPLRTY; encoded by the coding sequence ATGGATTTTAAAGTGAATTGTTCTTTATTTACAAGTGCGATGTCTGATATTAATAAAGTTATTTCAACAAGAAGTGTTATTCCGATACTTTCTGGAATAAAAATAGGGGCCAATGAAAATGGTTTAACGTTAACAGGAAGTAATTCGGATGTCTTTATAGAAAGAACAATTCCTTCTTTAATTAATGGGGAAAAGGTTGTGGAAATAAGCGAGTTTGGGAGTGTTGTTGTTCTCTCCAAGTATTTAAATGAACTACTAAAAAAATTACCTGATGATATTCATATGAAAGCAGAATTCAATGGTTCAATCACAATTAAATCCGGGAATATTGAAACGAGGCTAAATGGTTTTGATTCGAATGAATACCCAAAGCTCCCGGAGATGGATTGTGACAATAACGTGAAAGTCCCGTTTGGAAAATTAATGGAGGCTATAAAAAAAACTGTGTTTGCAGTTTCTAAAAGCGAGTCTAGACCTATACTAACCGGTGTGAAAATGGAGTTTGAACAAAATAAGCTAATTTGTACCGCGACGGACTCACATAGATTAGCGCGGAGGGAAGTACATATAGAATCGGACATACAAGAATCATTCGTCGTTCCAAGCACGAGCCTGTCTGAATTGATGCATCTAAAGGAGTCTGAGTCTTCAAACGTTGATATTTATTATACAAATAACTTTATCGTATTTAAGACTGTTAACAGTTCACTTTATTCGAGGTTAATAGAAGGTAGCTTTCCAAACGTCCAAGCCCTAGTACCTTCAGAATCAAAATCTACGATAACAATTAACACGAAAGGACTAATGGAGGGAATTGACCGAGCTTGTGTATTTTCGACTGAATGGAAAAATAACAACGTGAACTTAAAAATTGTAGATGATGCAAGGATTAAAATAGCATCAAATGCTACGGAAGTTGGAATGATTGAGGAATATCAAGAAATAATAGAAATTGATGGGCAGGACGACATCCAAATGACTTTTGATGGTCGCTTTATGCTAGATGCACTGAAAGGGATACAAGAAGAAAACGTGACAATAAGTTTTGGTGGCATGATGAAGCCAATTGTCATTAAGCCGCAGCACAGCGTGGCTTGTTTGCACCTGATCTCGCCATTGCGGACTTATTAA
- a CDS encoding DUF2785 domain-containing protein: MLTTTLESYLDDRISELTLEVRQEMLREIGNPDSYLRDQLIYGSFGKLIFSEQLNAEEIQALLGAVIQEDYLCYGLGESGTDSVFTRSFSALVIAATIEYDIEKKVVQQDLVQQTVHTVIHYMMEENDTRGFIEGKGWAHAIAHGADALDALAKHPFLPKEDVSRILQVVQHCLCRRVDYLDEEEERLAIIIASLLERQNAEQDIQAWIEGLTRMVETQLDENAGAIDAYHTKRTVKNFLKAVYIMLNSKEIGVESNKDIFQVLEKWMYLR, from the coding sequence ATGTTGACAACAACACTAGAAAGTTACCTAGATGATAGAATATCGGAGCTAACTTTGGAAGTTAGGCAAGAGATGTTGAGAGAGATTGGCAATCCAGATAGTTATTTGCGTGATCAATTAATATATGGGAGCTTCGGAAAGTTGATTTTTTCGGAGCAATTAAATGCCGAAGAAATTCAAGCTTTACTTGGAGCAGTCATACAGGAAGATTACCTTTGCTATGGACTTGGTGAGTCTGGAACAGATTCTGTGTTTACACGATCCTTTTCTGCACTTGTCATAGCGGCGACTATCGAATACGACATAGAGAAAAAAGTTGTGCAACAAGATCTGGTGCAACAGACTGTACATACTGTTATTCACTATATGATGGAAGAAAATGATACACGTGGTTTTATTGAAGGAAAGGGATGGGCACATGCCATTGCACATGGTGCGGATGCATTGGATGCCTTAGCCAAACATCCTTTCCTTCCAAAAGAAGACGTCAGTCGAATTCTTCAAGTAGTTCAACATTGCTTATGTAGGCGAGTGGATTATTTGGATGAAGAGGAGGAGCGGCTGGCAATCATCATCGCTTCCTTGCTAGAGCGCCAGAATGCTGAGCAGGATATCCAAGCCTGGATTGAAGGATTGACTAGAATGGTCGAGACGCAATTGGATGAAAATGCAGGGGCAATTGATGCCTATCATACTAAACGGACAGTAAAGAATTTCTTGAAAGCTGTGTATATCATGCTGAATTCAAAAGAAATTGGTGTAGAGAGTAACAAGGATATTTTTCAAGTTCTAGAAAAATGGATGTACCTTCGTTAG
- the iscB gene encoding RNA-guided endonuclease IscB — MLVYVLNKHGQPLMPCKPQKARRLLQQEKAKVVQRTPFTIQLQYGSSGYKQPVSLGVDAGTKHIGLSATTEGHVLFEGEVRLRTDIQELLATRRALRSARRSRKTRYRQPRFLNRKKNKGRLAPSVQNKVDMHTKMIAKVHKLLPITHVTIEVAQFDIQKIKNPTISGDLYQKGDQLGFWNVREYVFFRDKHVCQHCKGKTKDKILNVHHIESRKTGGDGPDNLLTLCETCHNKIHQEGKEHLFTRKSASFRDASQMTVLRWFIHHQVKELYPHVQLTYGFQTKNTRIHYGLEKSHAVDARCISGNPLAASSSNTYFFRQVRKNNRQLHKMTIAKGGYRKANKAERFVKGFQLFDKVLFEGIECIVFGRRKTGYFDLRTIDGVSIHKSASFKKLRVVEKASTLLVQII; from the coding sequence ATGCTCGTTTACGTACTGAACAAACATGGACAACCGCTTATGCCTTGCAAGCCGCAAAAAGCGCGTAGGCTACTACAACAAGAAAAAGCGAAAGTTGTCCAACGAACACCTTTTACCATTCAATTGCAATACGGCTCTAGCGGTTACAAACAGCCAGTATCACTCGGCGTAGATGCCGGAACCAAGCATATCGGACTTTCAGCTACAACAGAAGGCCATGTCTTGTTCGAGGGTGAAGTCAGGCTACGTACTGATATTCAGGAGTTATTGGCAACTCGCAGAGCTTTGCGAAGTGCTAGACGAAGCAGGAAGACTCGCTATCGTCAACCACGCTTTCTCAATCGTAAGAAAAATAAAGGGCGGCTCGCTCCATCCGTTCAAAACAAAGTAGATATGCACACAAAGATGATTGCCAAAGTGCATAAGCTTCTTCCGATTACGCATGTAACGATTGAAGTTGCGCAGTTTGATATTCAAAAGATTAAGAACCCAACTATTTCGGGTGATTTGTATCAAAAAGGAGACCAACTTGGCTTTTGGAATGTAAGGGAGTACGTATTCTTTCGCGATAAGCATGTATGCCAACATTGCAAAGGCAAAACAAAAGACAAGATTTTAAATGTTCATCACATCGAAAGTCGAAAAACAGGTGGTGACGGTCCAGATAATCTATTGACACTTTGTGAAACGTGTCACAACAAGATTCATCAAGAAGGAAAAGAACATCTGTTTACGCGTAAAAGTGCTTCGTTTCGTGATGCATCTCAAATGACAGTGTTGCGATGGTTTATTCATCACCAAGTGAAAGAACTGTATCCTCACGTTCAATTAACGTATGGATTCCAAACAAAAAATACACGTATCCATTATGGTTTAGAAAAAAGTCACGCTGTGGATGCAAGATGCATCAGTGGAAATCCGCTTGCGGCTTCATCTAGCAATACCTATTTTTTCAGACAAGTACGAAAAAACAATCGCCAGCTACACAAAATGACCATCGCAAAAGGTGGCTATCGAAAAGCCAATAAAGCAGAACGATTCGTTAAAGGTTTTCAACTGTTTGATAAAGTTCTTTTTGAAGGAATCGAATGTATCGTGTTTGGTCGAAGAAAAACAGGTTATTTTGATTTACGCACAATAGATGGGGTAAGTATACACAAAAGTGCAAGCTTCAAAAAGCTACGAGTAGTCGAGAAAGCTAGTACGCTGCTCGTTCAAATAATTTAA
- a CDS encoding SIMPL domain-containing protein produces MYYPYVQQFTSQQRRVMTVTGIGNLSVAPDTVQIQLEVRTENKQLSQAQQENTAAMNQVIASLLQLGISRENIQTVSYNVSPQYDYVEGKQLFRGYEVTNAITVRITNIGQVGNVIDVAVQNGANNVSNIRFTVGDEQLYYQQALSLALKNALAKAQTMADTMQLQFDTTPIKIVEEHRAESVAPRMYAAKEMSVSMPIEQGEIVINATVEVQFQY; encoded by the coding sequence ATGTATTATCCTTATGTACAGCAATTCACTAGCCAGCAACGCCGAGTTATGACGGTTACGGGAATTGGCAATCTCTCGGTTGCACCAGATACTGTTCAAATTCAGTTAGAGGTACGTACGGAAAATAAACAACTGAGTCAAGCGCAGCAGGAAAATACTGCTGCAATGAATCAAGTCATTGCGTCATTATTACAATTAGGAATTAGCAGAGAGAATATCCAAACGGTTTCTTATAATGTTTCCCCTCAATATGACTATGTTGAAGGCAAGCAACTGTTTAGAGGCTATGAGGTAACAAATGCAATCACTGTGAGAATCACTAACATTGGGCAGGTAGGAAATGTGATAGATGTGGCTGTTCAAAACGGGGCGAATAACGTATCCAATATTCGGTTCACGGTTGGAGATGAACAATTGTACTATCAACAAGCATTGAGCCTTGCATTAAAGAACGCTTTGGCAAAAGCACAAACGATGGCTGATACAATGCAACTTCAGTTTGATACTACGCCGATTAAAATTGTTGAGGAGCATAGGGCGGAGTCGGTAGCACCACGAATGTATGCAGCGAAAGAAATGAGCGTATCTATGCCGATTGAACAAGGAGAAATTGTGATTAACGCTACGGTAGAGGTGCAATTTCAGTATTGA
- a CDS encoding DUF1572 family protein, with protein sequence MKTFEEQYLSIVITQFAHFKERAEQAFSQLSNDELHWKPSEESNSIVIIIKHLSGNMHSRWVDFLTTDGEKSYRNRDDEFLDERLSREELMYKWDSGWQLLFQTLESLVENDLHKAVTLRNQQITAFSAIQTEIAHISYHLGQILYIGKQIKDKEWTILSIAKGKSK encoded by the coding sequence TTGAAAACATTTGAAGAACAATACTTGTCGATTGTAATTACCCAATTCGCTCATTTTAAAGAACGTGCAGAACAAGCATTTAGCCAACTATCTAATGATGAATTACATTGGAAACCAAGTGAAGAATCCAATTCGATTGTGATAATAATAAAGCATCTAAGTGGAAATATGCACTCGAGATGGGTAGATTTTTTAACGACGGATGGGGAAAAATCATATAGAAATAGAGATGATGAATTTCTTGATGAGCGGTTGTCTAGAGAAGAGCTGATGTATAAATGGGACTCAGGTTGGCAACTACTCTTTCAAACATTGGAGAGTTTAGTAGAAAACGATTTACATAAAGCGGTTACCTTGAGGAACCAACAAATAACCGCTTTCAGTGCAATTCAGACGGAGATAGCGCATATCAGTTACCATCTAGGACAAATTCTTTACATTGGCAAGCAAATTAAAGATAAAGAATGGACAATTTTGAGTATAGCTAAAGGGAAATCGAAATAA
- a CDS encoding protein phosphatase 2C domain-containing protein: MVGRYGGNSSAGQTKNEDGCIIWQTDDWELAAILDAHKSAESAELVMRTFAQHKDGLSKILSIEGPPKFKQLEDKLLEIFQSDELLAACRDVTGETACLVVARKDNYLWWFSVGDCLVYLLHPELIALNQFQLNQRQFFEWIGQVNTFEKTVPCYTSGTRELRKGTNVIFMTTDGLVECPGEPYANPQNLVEVLNAEALDESISRMLMEIERRNVWDSTTIISWTAEVENEGSIPSDYKGEVQ, translated from the coding sequence GTGGTGGGGCGTTATGGCGGTAATTCATCGGCAGGTCAAACAAAGAATGAAGACGGTTGTATCATCTGGCAAACTGACGACTGGGAATTAGCCGCTATTCTCGATGCACATAAAAGTGCCGAAAGCGCGGAACTTGTTATGCGTACATTCGCACAGCATAAAGACGGCTTGTCAAAGATTTTATCAATTGAAGGACCTCCAAAGTTTAAACAATTGGAAGACAAGCTACTTGAAATTTTTCAATCCGATGAACTTTTGGCTGCATGTAGAGATGTCACTGGAGAAACAGCTTGCCTTGTCGTCGCAAGGAAAGATAACTACTTATGGTGGTTTTCCGTAGGAGACTGCTTGGTCTATTTATTACATCCAGAATTAATTGCCCTCAACCAGTTTCAACTGAATCAAAGGCAGTTCTTCGAATGGATTGGGCAAGTGAATACATTTGAAAAAACTGTTCCATGCTATACATCTGGAACAAGGGAATTGAGAAAAGGGACAAATGTCATTTTCATGACAACAGATGGCTTGGTAGAATGTCCGGGTGAACCTTATGCAAATCCGCAAAATTTGGTAGAAGTGTTGAATGCAGAAGCACTCGATGAAAGTATTTCACGGATGTTGATGGAGATTGAAAGGCGAAATGTATGGGATAGCACGACAATTATCTCTTGGACTGCGGAAGTGGAGAATGAAGGGAGCATCCCGAGTGATTATAAGGGTGAAGTCCAATGA